A portion of the Pseudanabaena sp. FACHB-2040 genome contains these proteins:
- a CDS encoding UvrD-helicase domain-containing protein — protein sequence MVFEIIHKPTFTNQLLAIPKEFVMQILEKIEFLRDDPSPHGSVKKKLHGYKGNIYRLRSGVYRIVYTYGDGWVALLGVDARKDIYKGDKLVAEETELNVSQLPDMADLLTPQPQPTYTAAPAKTEDENLLPTQIDEDLLKRLRVPEECFSILLACRTLDDLTNAKIPDLVRERVFDSVTTPNFDLVLNQPSFLTGSTDDLLRFQEGDLLGFLLKLNPEQEKFITWASEAKGPTLLKGGPGTGKSTVALYRTREILTRLKAEGVESPKILFTTYTNALVTFSKQLLRQLLGEDFHHVEVKTADKRLQALVYRTSGDHTIASSSQLQQSLKVALAEALASLPGNLLQQQAQRLVLERLTPDYLLEEIGTVIESRELKTLEEYQATSRAGRAVPLNRIQRQAVWHLREHLNQQLSAQGLETWEQLRSRALDILRTMENPPLYDAVIVDEAQDLPPNILRFLVQLCKAPNRLFITADANQSIYGSSFRWGNVHSDLKFVGRTGILRVNHRTTQEINEAAHNYLQSGLLEEEPIEWQYIHSGPPPAVRAVADTADEGRLLVQFCRAAAREFRLGIGACAVLTPSERSGRDLAGQLSYLGLEATFMSSGELDLSKPCIKVLTLKAAKGLEFPIVAIAGFIGSRFPYMPKGTPEEAAQEILNRERRTLFVGMTRAMRALLVVVPEQKAPVLLQGFDKSLWNLGSSAA from the coding sequence ATGGTCTTTGAAATCATCCACAAGCCGACCTTCACGAACCAGCTGCTGGCTATTCCCAAGGAATTTGTCATGCAGATCCTCGAGAAGATTGAGTTCCTGCGAGATGACCCCAGCCCCCACGGCAGCGTTAAGAAAAAACTGCACGGCTACAAGGGCAACATTTACCGCCTGCGCTCCGGCGTTTATCGTATCGTCTATACCTACGGAGACGGCTGGGTTGCCCTGCTTGGCGTCGATGCCCGTAAGGACATCTACAAAGGCGACAAGCTAGTCGCTGAGGAAACAGAGTTGAACGTGAGCCAGCTGCCTGACATGGCAGACCTCCTCACACCTCAGCCCCAGCCCACCTATACTGCCGCTCCCGCCAAGACAGAAGACGAAAACCTGCTACCCACGCAAATCGACGAGGACCTACTGAAGCGTCTCCGAGTCCCAGAAGAGTGTTTTTCCATTCTGCTGGCCTGCCGTACGCTAGATGATCTGACTAACGCCAAAATTCCAGACCTAGTGCGAGAGCGCGTCTTTGATAGCGTTACTACCCCCAACTTTGATCTCGTACTCAATCAGCCCAGCTTCTTAACGGGCAGCACGGATGACCTGCTGCGCTTTCAGGAGGGAGATCTCCTGGGGTTCCTGCTAAAGCTCAATCCAGAACAGGAAAAATTTATTACTTGGGCATCTGAGGCCAAAGGCCCAACCCTGCTTAAAGGCGGCCCTGGTACAGGCAAGAGCACGGTCGCCCTTTACCGCACCCGGGAAATCCTGACTCGTCTTAAAGCGGAGGGCGTGGAATCTCCCAAAATCCTGTTTACTACCTATACCAATGCGTTGGTCACCTTCAGCAAGCAGCTTCTCAGGCAGCTTCTAGGAGAAGATTTCCACCACGTGGAAGTGAAGACGGCTGATAAAAGGCTGCAAGCTCTGGTATACAGAACGTCAGGCGACCATACCATCGCTTCTAGCAGCCAACTTCAGCAAAGCTTGAAAGTCGCGCTGGCGGAGGCGCTAGCCTCTCTTCCAGGCAACCTACTCCAGCAACAGGCACAGAGACTGGTTTTGGAGCGGCTTACTCCCGACTATCTGCTAGAAGAAATCGGCACTGTGATCGAAAGCCGAGAGCTAAAAACTCTGGAGGAGTATCAGGCAACTTCACGCGCAGGCCGCGCCGTACCCCTCAACCGCATTCAGCGGCAGGCCGTGTGGCACCTGCGAGAGCACCTCAATCAGCAGCTGTCTGCTCAGGGACTAGAAACCTGGGAACAACTGCGCAGCCGAGCCTTAGATATCCTCCGAACAATGGAGAATCCGCCCCTTTACGATGCTGTAATCGTCGATGAAGCCCAAGACTTACCACCCAACATTTTGAGGTTCTTGGTGCAGCTCTGCAAGGCTCCTAATCGACTGTTTATCACTGCCGATGCCAACCAATCCATCTACGGCAGCAGCTTTCGGTGGGGAAACGTTCATTCTGACCTGAAATTTGTAGGCCGCACGGGCATTCTGCGGGTTAACCACCGCACCACACAAGAGATAAACGAAGCCGCCCACAACTATCTTCAGTCAGGGCTGTTAGAGGAAGAACCTATCGAATGGCAGTACATCCACTCTGGCCCGCCGCCGGCGGTTCGAGCGGTAGCTGACACAGCCGACGAAGGACGGCTCCTAGTCCAGTTCTGCCGCGCAGCAGCACGGGAGTTTCGGTTGGGCATTGGGGCCTGCGCTGTGCTGACGCCCAGTGAACGCTCAGGGCGAGATTTGGCCGGGCAGCTGTCTTATCTAGGGCTCGAAGCCACATTCATGAGCAGTGGGGAGTTAGACCTCAGTAAGCCCTGCATTAAAGTCCTCACGCTTAAGGCTGCAAAGGGACTGGAGTTTCCCATTGTTGCGATCGCGGGCTTTATTGGTAGCCGCTTCCCTTATATGCCCAAAGGCACCCCTGAGGAAGCCGCCCAAGAGATTCTCAATCGCGAGCGGCGTACCCTATTTGTAGGCATGACGCGGGCAATGCGAGCTTTACTGGTGGTGGTACCGGAGCAGAAAGCTCCTGTACTGCTTCAAGGTTTTGATAAGTCTCTCTGGAATTTAGGCAGCTCAGCAGCATGA